A DNA window from Pseudomonas sp. B21-056 contains the following coding sequences:
- a CDS encoding DUF799 domain-containing protein — MSLLKWAGALLAVALLAGCAAPKTIDYSAFKQARPKSILVLPPINESPEVQASYSLVSQVTYPLAEAGYYVLPIALVDETFRQNGLTTPNDIQGVAPAKLHDIFGADAALYITISEYGTRYMLISSETAVTASAKLVDLRSGTTLWTGSARASSEEGGNSNAGGLVGMLITAAVKQVINSSTDAGHPIAGITSARLLSAGQRTGILYGPRSPKYGSD, encoded by the coding sequence ATGAGCCTTTTGAAATGGGCCGGCGCTCTGCTGGCCGTGGCGTTGCTGGCCGGTTGTGCAGCTCCCAAGACCATCGACTATTCGGCCTTCAAACAGGCTCGACCCAAGTCGATCCTGGTGTTGCCGCCGATCAACGAATCCCCTGAGGTACAGGCTTCCTATAGCCTGGTTTCCCAAGTGACCTACCCCTTGGCCGAAGCGGGTTACTACGTGCTGCCGATTGCCTTGGTGGATGAAACCTTTCGCCAGAACGGCCTGACAACACCGAACGATATCCAGGGCGTGGCCCCGGCCAAGCTGCATGATATTTTCGGCGCGGACGCGGCGCTGTACATCACCATCAGTGAATATGGTACCCGTTACATGCTGATCTCCAGTGAAACGGCGGTCACCGCTTCGGCCAAGCTGGTGGACCTGCGTAGCGGCACCACCTTGTGGACTGGCTCCGCTCGTGCATCCAGCGAGGAGGGCGGGAACAGCAACGCCGGTGGGCTGGTCGGCATGCTGATCACGGCGGCGGTCAAGCAAGTGATCAACAGCTCCACAGACGCGGGTCATCCAATTGCCGGTATTACCAGCGCACGGTTGCTGTCGGCCGGGCAACGCACCGGGATCCTGTATGGACCACGTTCGCCCAAGTACGGTTCGGATTGA
- a CDS encoding DUF4810 domain-containing protein, with protein sequence MSKAVKLALTLTAVAMVAGCQTAPATLYQWESYQPQVYEYFKGEPKEAQVEALERDLQKINASGRKAPPGYHAHLGMLYLSMGKDDQMVQELRTEKALFPESATYMDMLLKNAKTGDVK encoded by the coding sequence ATGAGCAAGGCAGTGAAGTTGGCGTTGACGCTAACAGCAGTCGCGATGGTCGCGGGGTGCCAGACGGCGCCTGCGACTCTGTATCAATGGGAAAGCTACCAGCCGCAGGTTTACGAATACTTCAAAGGTGAGCCCAAGGAAGCGCAGGTCGAGGCATTGGAGCGTGATCTGCAAAAGATCAACGCCAGTGGCCGCAAGGCTCCGCCGGGCTACCATGCCCACTTGGGCATGCTGTACCTGAGCATGGGCAAGGATGACCAGATGGTGCAGGAGTTGCGCACCGAAAAGGCGCTGTTCCCTGAGTCCGCGACCTACATGGACATGCTGCTCAAGAACGCCAAGACCGGAGACGTCAAATGA
- a CDS encoding vWA domain-containing protein — MSRPRPFLRPAAQGFTVTLLVALAGCGLSSSRETARTAEPAAAAAKPELQREIAPAQTQAKRMAVPAPVGSLLVANDAAVADYRSEPREQYEKLPDNPIHSVAETPVSTFSVDVDTGSYANVRRFLNQGSLPPEGAVRLEEMVNYFPYTYALPTDGSPFGVTTEVAPSPWNPHTRLLRIGIKASDRAVADLAPANLVFLVDVSGSMDRREGLPLVKSTLKLLVDQLRDQDRVSLVVYAGESRVVLKPTSGRDKVKIRNAIDQLDAGGSTAGASGIELAYQMARESFIDKGINRILLATDGDFNVGVSDFDSLKQMAVDQRKSGVSLTTLGFGVDNYNEHLMEQLADAGDGNYAYIDNLLEARKVLVDQLSSTLAVVARDVKLQVEFNPAQVSEYRLLGYENRALKREDFNNDKVDAGEIGAGHTVTALYEIVSKGEQGWLEPLRYASTQPQPEGKAGELAMLRVRYKPAEGGSSRLLERPIASAQGEGKASDDLRFSAAVAAFAQQLKGEGRYTGSMSLKDTAQLARSARGNDPFGLRAEFVQMVELAQSLKPEIKHGS; from the coding sequence ATGTCCCGTCCCCGTCCATTTCTTCGTCCTGCAGCCCAGGGCTTCACCGTGACCTTATTGGTGGCGCTGGCGGGTTGTGGGTTGTCTTCGTCTCGAGAGACTGCCAGAACCGCCGAACCCGCCGCAGCGGCCGCCAAGCCTGAACTGCAACGCGAGATCGCCCCCGCGCAGACTCAGGCCAAGCGCATGGCCGTGCCGGCGCCGGTTGGTTCGCTACTGGTGGCAAACGATGCCGCCGTTGCGGATTACCGCAGCGAGCCTCGGGAGCAATACGAAAAACTACCGGACAACCCCATCCACAGCGTGGCCGAAACGCCGGTCTCCACCTTCAGCGTGGATGTCGACACCGGCAGCTACGCCAATGTGCGACGTTTCCTCAACCAAGGCAGTCTGCCGCCCGAAGGCGCTGTGCGATTGGAGGAAATGGTCAACTATTTTCCCTACACCTACGCGCTGCCCACCGATGGCTCGCCCTTTGGCGTGACCACTGAAGTGGCGCCGTCGCCGTGGAACCCTCACACCCGCCTGTTGCGCATTGGCATCAAGGCTTCCGACCGCGCCGTGGCTGACCTGGCGCCGGCCAACCTGGTGTTCCTGGTGGATGTTTCCGGATCGATGGACCGTCGCGAAGGCCTGCCGCTGGTCAAGAGCACGCTGAAACTGCTGGTGGACCAGTTGCGCGATCAGGATCGGGTATCCCTGGTGGTCTATGCCGGTGAGTCGCGGGTGGTGCTCAAGCCGACTTCGGGTCGCGACAAGGTGAAAATCCGCAATGCCATTGATCAGCTCGACGCCGGAGGTTCCACCGCAGGCGCCTCGGGTATCGAACTGGCTTACCAGATGGCCCGGGAGAGCTTCATCGACAAAGGCATCAACCGCATCCTGCTGGCCACCGATGGCGACTTCAACGTCGGCGTCAGTGACTTCGACAGCCTCAAGCAAATGGCGGTTGACCAGCGCAAGAGTGGCGTGTCCCTCACGACCCTGGGTTTCGGTGTGGATAACTACAACGAACACCTGATGGAGCAACTGGCCGACGCCGGCGACGGCAACTACGCCTACATCGACAACCTGCTCGAAGCGCGCAAGGTGCTGGTGGACCAGCTCAGCTCGACCCTGGCGGTGGTGGCGCGGGATGTGAAGTTGCAGGTGGAATTCAACCCCGCTCAGGTCAGCGAGTATCGCCTGTTGGGTTATGAGAACCGCGCGCTGAAACGTGAGGATTTCAACAACGACAAGGTCGATGCCGGCGAAATCGGCGCCGGGCACACGGTGACGGCGCTGTATGAAATCGTGTCAAAAGGTGAGCAGGGCTGGCTGGAACCGCTGCGCTATGCCAGCACGCAACCCCAACCGGAAGGCAAGGCCGGCGAGCTGGCGATGTTGCGGGTACGCTACAAGCCCGCTGAAGGCGGCAGCAGCCGATTGCTCGAGCGTCCCATCGCCAGTGCACAGGGCGAAGGCAAGGCCAGCGATGACCTGCGTTTCTCGGCGGCGGTGGCGGCCTTTGCGCAGCAGCTCAAGGGCGAGGGGCGCTACACTGGGTCGATGAGCTTGAAGGACACCGCTCAGTTGGCCCGTTCTGCCCGGGGTAATGATCCGTTCGGATTACGTGCCGAGTTCGTGCAGATGGTCGAACTGGCGCAGAGCCTCAAGCCTGAGATCAAACACGGATCCTGA
- a CDS encoding RNA polymerase sigma factor — protein MPAPIDSVSDESLLARYRNGDGASFEILYARHRQGLYRFLVSLSNKAELAEEVFQDTWLSLIRSSTQPQGRASFRTWLFQIARNRLIDHWRRHGVHTPLHDSYDEQLHVQPDESSGPEQQLSLSRDQGRLEAALQALPEDQREVFLLRLHGDLELPQIAALTGVPLETVKSRLRYAQQKLHRLLAEEVPA, from the coding sequence ATGCCCGCCCCGATTGACTCAGTCAGTGACGAATCGCTGCTGGCCCGCTACCGCAACGGTGATGGCGCCAGTTTTGAAATCCTGTATGCGCGGCATCGGCAGGGGCTTTATCGTTTCCTCGTGTCCTTGAGCAACAAGGCCGAGCTGGCCGAGGAAGTCTTTCAGGACACCTGGCTCAGCCTGATCCGCAGCAGCACCCAGCCACAAGGACGGGCGAGTTTTCGTACCTGGCTGTTCCAGATTGCCCGCAACCGCTTGATCGATCACTGGCGCAGGCACGGCGTGCACACCCCCTTGCATGACAGCTACGACGAACAGCTTCACGTCCAGCCTGACGAGTCCAGTGGCCCAGAGCAACAACTGAGCCTGAGCCGCGATCAGGGCCGCCTGGAGGCCGCGTTGCAGGCCTTGCCCGAAGACCAGCGAGAAGTCTTCCTGCTGCGCCTGCACGGTGACCTGGAACTGCCACAGATCGCCGCCCTGACCGGCGTCCCGCTGGAAACAGTAAAGAGCCGCTTGCGTTACGCCCAGCAGAAGTTGCATCGGCTGCTGGCCGAGGAGGTACCCGCATGA
- a CDS encoding CsgG/HfaB family protein: MKTLFKILLSGLAAAALLTVAGCASESSRALPIEKVASAGVVYSGVRVPIAVGKFDNRSSYMRGIFSDGVDRLGGQAKTILITHLQQTNRFSVLDRDNMSEISQEAAIKGTAQKLKGADYVVTGDVTEFGRKETGDRQLFGILGRGKTQVAYAKVNLNIVNISTSEVVYSTQGAGEYALSNREVIGFGGTASYDSTLNGKVLDLAMREAINRLVDGINAGAWNPRN; encoded by the coding sequence GTGAAGACATTGTTCAAAATTTTGCTGTCGGGCCTCGCCGCCGCGGCGTTGCTGACGGTGGCCGGTTGTGCCTCGGAAAGCTCTCGTGCGTTGCCGATCGAGAAAGTTGCCAGTGCCGGCGTCGTCTATTCCGGTGTGCGCGTGCCGATTGCCGTAGGCAAGTTCGATAACCGCTCCAGCTACATGCGTGGGATTTTCTCCGATGGTGTCGATCGTCTTGGCGGTCAGGCCAAAACCATCCTGATCACCCATTTGCAACAGACCAATCGCTTCAGCGTGCTGGACCGCGACAACATGAGTGAGATCTCCCAGGAGGCCGCGATCAAAGGCACCGCGCAAAAGCTCAAGGGTGCTGACTACGTAGTGACTGGCGACGTGACCGAATTCGGCCGTAAAGAGACCGGCGACCGTCAGCTATTCGGCATCCTCGGCCGTGGCAAGACCCAGGTGGCTTACGCCAAGGTCAATCTGAATATCGTCAACATCAGCACTTCCGAAGTGGTGTACTCCACCCAGGGCGCGGGTGAATACGCTCTGTCCAACCGTGAAGTGATCGGCTTCGGCGGCACCGCCAGCTATGACTCCACTCTCAATGGCAAGGTCCTGGACCTGGCCATGCGCGAGGCAATCAACCGCCTGGTGGACGGCATCAACGCCGGCGCCTGGAACCCGCGCAACTGA